TAAATTAATAGAAGCGGAATATCCAAGCATAAGGATTTGGGATCTCGAAACATCGAGTAGACAAATTAATAATCACCATTTTTATAAAAAGATGGGTTACCAAACAATTTTTGAATCAGAAGATGAGTATTGTTACGTGAAAAGAATAGGGACGAGCTCAAACAAAGAAAGTGTATTTAAAAATGAAGACATGAAAAATAGCCAATACGAAAACTGCAACTTGGAAAATACAGAGTATTATCAAGTAAATTTAAAAAATAGTTCATTTGTTGGCAGCAATATAAGGAATATGAATATGAGCAATTGTAATGTAAGTCAATCCAAGTTTAGAAATATTAATTTTAGAAGTTCTTCATATGCAGATTTAAATCTTTCTGGCAGTAAATTTAGTTTGGTGATTTTAGGTGGAGTTCAATTTAAAGATACAAGTCTTGGAGAAAATAAATATCCTATTTCATTTAATAGATGTGATTTAGAAGGGAGT
This genomic window from Bacillus anthracis str. Vollum contains:
- a CDS encoding GNAT family N-acetyltransferase, which codes for MTIISIEKATIVDAEKLTEIMTRTFDEEAERWLCGQGDVIDYNIQPPGYSSVEMMRYSIEELDSYKVIMDEKIIGGIIVTISGKSYGRIDRIFVEPVYQGKGIGSNVIKLIEAEYPSIRIWDLETSSRQINNHHFYKKMGYQTIFESEDEYCYVKRIGTSSNKESVFKNEDMKNSQYENCNLENTEYYQVNLKNSSFVGSNIRNMNMSNCNVSQSKFRNINFRSSSYADLNLSGSKFSLVILGGVQFKDTSLGENKYPISFNRCDLEGSTISSSNLKNMEIENCDIAGMKVNSIPMEKLLALYNKVKS